The proteins below are encoded in one region of Ignavibacteriota bacterium:
- a CDS encoding 1-deoxy-D-xylulose-5-phosphate synthase, with protein MHADSSNNDSPGGAVSFLDHIDSPVDLRKLDVHDLRHVSAEVREFLIDHVSKTGGHLGAGLGTVELAVALHYAFDTPTDKIVWDVGHQAYPHKVLTGRKDRFSTLRQFGGISGFLKRKESEYDVMGAGHATTSISTALGIATARDYKHEKFKVVAVIGDGSMTGGMAYEAMNNCGLLKKDVIVVLNDNQMSISPNMWSIANHFNEVIASPTYNRFRNNVWDLAGHFDHLGDRFRKVAAKLEGGLKAVLTPGMLFEALGFRYFGPVNGHNIVTLVHMFREVQQWSGPILVHVVTQKGKGYEPAEKDGMNLHGVNPFDKITGKSPKVKDAPPAYTTIFGKTLTDLAQKNDKVVGITAAMLTGTGLDILKNEMPDRCFDVGIAEPHAITFAAGLATEGFIPVAAIYSTFLQRAYDQIIHDIAIQDLHVVFAIDRAGLVGADGPTHHGSFDLSYLRVIPGMVIMAPADEQELRDMLYTAVEHVHGPVALRYPRGNGTGKQLREEYENVPVGKGVVWREGSGIALLGIGSMSQHCLKAADLLANQGVQATVVNMRFVKPLDTDLIDRIAETHPFILTVEDNARIGGFGSAVAEYLSENGKHETRVRVHGLPDSFVEQGTQEELYRSIDLDPLGIARTALGFMGKAATLPVEHEER; from the coding sequence ATGCATGCAGATTCCAGCAATAACGACTCCCCAGGCGGAGCCGTCTCTTTTCTCGACCACATAGACTCACCGGTGGATCTGAGGAAGCTCGATGTTCACGATTTGCGCCACGTCAGCGCGGAAGTGCGCGAGTTTCTCATCGACCACGTGTCGAAGACCGGGGGCCATCTGGGCGCAGGACTCGGTACGGTCGAACTCGCGGTGGCCCTGCATTATGCGTTCGACACTCCCACCGATAAAATCGTATGGGACGTCGGTCATCAGGCCTATCCGCACAAAGTCCTGACCGGACGCAAGGACCGCTTTTCGACCCTGCGACAGTTCGGCGGTATCAGCGGCTTTCTGAAACGGAAGGAGAGCGAATACGACGTGATGGGAGCGGGTCACGCCACCACCTCGATCTCGACAGCGCTGGGCATCGCAACGGCTCGCGACTACAAACACGAGAAGTTCAAGGTTGTCGCGGTCATCGGCGACGGATCCATGACCGGCGGCATGGCGTACGAGGCGATGAACAATTGCGGCCTCCTCAAGAAAGACGTGATCGTCGTTTTAAACGACAACCAGATGTCGATTTCGCCGAACATGTGGTCGATCGCGAATCACTTCAACGAGGTGATCGCGTCACCCACCTATAATCGTTTTCGTAACAACGTGTGGGACCTCGCCGGACATTTTGATCACCTCGGCGACCGCTTCAGAAAAGTGGCCGCAAAACTCGAAGGCGGCCTCAAAGCCGTGCTCACTCCCGGCATGCTCTTTGAAGCACTCGGCTTCCGGTACTTCGGTCCGGTGAACGGGCACAACATCGTCACACTAGTGCACATGTTCCGCGAGGTGCAGCAGTGGAGCGGACCCATCCTCGTGCACGTCGTCACCCAGAAGGGGAAGGGGTACGAACCTGCCGAGAAGGACGGCATGAATCTCCACGGCGTGAATCCCTTCGATAAAATCACGGGGAAATCGCCCAAGGTGAAGGATGCACCTCCGGCATACACGACGATCTTCGGGAAAACCCTGACGGATCTCGCACAAAAAAACGACAAGGTTGTCGGAATTACCGCCGCCATGCTCACCGGTACCGGGCTTGACATACTGAAGAACGAGATGCCCGACCGCTGCTTCGACGTGGGCATCGCCGAACCACATGCCATCACATTCGCTGCGGGTCTTGCAACCGAGGGCTTCATTCCCGTCGCGGCGATTTATTCCACCTTCCTCCAGCGCGCGTACGACCAGATCATTCACGATATCGCCATTCAGGACTTGCACGTGGTCTTTGCGATCGATCGCGCAGGTTTGGTGGGCGCCGACGGTCCCACACATCACGGTTCTTTCGATCTGTCCTATCTGCGCGTGATACCCGGCATGGTCATCATGGCTCCGGCGGACGAGCAGGAACTGCGTGACATGCTCTATACCGCCGTCGAGCACGTTCATGGTCCGGTCGCACTGCGATATCCACGCGGAAACGGGACCGGAAAACAGTTGCGCGAAGAGTATGAGAACGTGCCCGTGGGGAAGGGCGTGGTCTGGCGTGAAGGATCCGGGATCGCGCTGCTCGGCATCGGTTCGATGTCGCAACATTGTTTGAAGGCCGCGGATTTGCTTGCAAATCAGGGTGTGCAGGCGACAGTTGTGAACATGCGTTTTGTCAAACCGCTCGATACCGACCTGATAGACCGTATCGCTGAGACACATCCGTTCATCCTGACGGTGGAGGACAATGCGCGGATCGGCGGCTTCGGAAGCGCCGTGGCCGAGTATCTGAGCGAGAACGGGAAGCACGAAACGCGAGTGCGTGTGCACGGACTGCCCGATTCGTTCGTTGAACAGGGAACGCAGGAAGAGTTGTACCGGAGCATCGATCTCGATCCTCTGGGTATCGCCCGGACCGCGCTGGGATTCATGGGCAAAGCGGCAACACTTCCGGTGGAACACGAGGAACGCTGA
- a CDS encoding Gfo/Idh/MocA family oxidoreductase, with protein sequence MKPLSIGVIGAGHIAQTAHLPILSRMQDATVAALCDSRKSTVTNVAGQYGITAIDTDHQRLLARSDIDAVVIATPTDTHLPIGLAAIEAGKHLLIEKPLATSHKDAAALTRAAEKRGVVLMVGMNHRFKQDNTTLRSFIQSGELGDIFLVQASWLNYQSTNQSWLRKRERSGGGVFMDLGLVMLDLVLWLLDFPVAHSVSAVMQHGKVRDVEDSASCFFRLEGGTAVSLHCSWNAPVEKSQLSLDIVGTKGSASVNPLRIRKIIAGVPSNVTPVLPESNASIFRRSYEHQLRHFLGAIRGLHPTISTGAEAAARMRLVDAAYRASALGQSVEPAE encoded by the coding sequence ATGAAACCGCTCTCCATCGGCGTTATCGGCGCCGGACATATCGCACAGACAGCGCATCTGCCCATCCTGTCCCGCATGCAGGACGCGACGGTCGCGGCTCTGTGCGACTCCCGCAAAAGCACAGTCACAAACGTGGCCGGGCAGTACGGCATCACGGCGATCGACACCGACCATCAGCGTCTGCTTGCGCGGTCCGATATCGATGCCGTGGTGATTGCCACACCGACCGATACACATCTCCCGATCGGCCTGGCGGCGATCGAGGCAGGCAAACATCTGTTGATCGAGAAGCCCCTGGCAACCTCGCACAAAGACGCTGCCGCGCTGACACGTGCCGCGGAGAAGCGGGGTGTGGTGTTGATGGTGGGCATGAATCACAGGTTCAAGCAGGACAACACCACCTTGCGGAGTTTTATCCAAAGCGGCGAGTTGGGCGACATTTTCCTCGTGCAGGCAAGCTGGCTGAACTATCAGAGCACCAATCAGAGCTGGCTACGAAAGCGGGAACGTTCGGGCGGCGGTGTGTTCATGGACCTCGGTCTCGTCATGCTCGACCTTGTCTTATGGCTGCTCGATTTTCCCGTCGCACATAGCGTGAGCGCAGTGATGCAGCATGGAAAGGTTCGCGACGTGGAAGACTCCGCGAGTTGTTTTTTCCGTCTCGAAGGCGGCACCGCCGTGTCGCTTCACTGCAGTTGGAACGCCCCGGTCGAGAAATCGCAATTGTCGCTCGATATTGTCGGCACAAAAGGAAGTGCGAGTGTCAATCCGTTGCGCATCCGCAAGATCATCGCCGGCGTGCCGTCGAACGTGACGCCGGTTCTTCCCGAATCGAACGCAAGTATTTTCCGCCGCTCCTACGAGCATCAGTTGCGCCATTTTCTTGGCGCCATCCGCGGATTACACCCCACCATTTCGACGGGCGCCGAGGCCGCCGCGCGGATGCGCCTCGTCGACGCCGCGTACCGCGCATCGGCACTCGGCCAGAGCGTGGAGCCCGCGGAGTAG
- a CDS encoding phosphodiester glycosidase family protein, whose amino-acid sequence MVADTSTRRQLHAGRAMFRRRSITVFCLLVCTAFFTRLSAAPGDPPTASTPGDAPVRRVADGVSYYVQSYPKLRCTVHTVLVDLGRNDVSLKVGKGLDNIAGLERVHSIMHRYDSVTAFQSVVAGVNANYWAAGSNHPIGPTVSNGVILNNRKYKNWSALAITQNKQLYLDTFRIEAELRTRYGVMPVARFNERHDTSSIVVYNSYYGTTVPYIDTSWIAMASADTITDDSETEIGSLGAAVDSIWSISIESGSLKAQFEYLSQPVANGEVPCRITYIDTGFVMVPKNGGVISLGKGPLPWLFTMGVGDTVTLVSRLTPAVQGPVVEMTTGTPRLVRDGRVSVEWQQEGLRKLRFVQSGYGRTAFGLSRDGKRAVLVTVEPPNRRQRRKGISLPDLASLMIERGAWDAFNFDGGGSATMVVGDATVSPPAGNPYSRKISTALMVVRSTNER is encoded by the coding sequence ATGGTGGCGGACACGAGCACGCGGAGACAGCTCCACGCGGGACGCGCCATGTTCCGCCGCCGCAGCATCACCGTGTTCTGCCTCCTGGTGTGCACGGCATTCTTCACACGGCTTTCGGCGGCCCCGGGTGATCCGCCAACCGCCTCCACGCCGGGCGACGCGCCTGTCCGCCGTGTTGCCGACGGCGTCTCGTATTACGTACAATCATATCCGAAACTCCGATGTACCGTTCACACCGTGCTTGTGGATCTGGGTCGCAACGACGTGTCGCTGAAGGTTGGCAAGGGACTCGACAACATCGCGGGACTCGAGCGTGTTCATTCCATCATGCACCGCTACGACAGCGTCACGGCGTTTCAGAGCGTCGTGGCGGGAGTGAACGCAAATTACTGGGCCGCCGGTTCAAATCACCCGATCGGTCCGACAGTGTCGAACGGCGTGATACTCAACAACCGCAAGTACAAGAACTGGTCGGCTCTCGCGATCACACAGAACAAACAGTTGTACCTCGACACCTTCCGTATCGAGGCGGAACTGCGCACACGATACGGTGTGATGCCGGTAGCGCGATTCAATGAGCGTCACGACACCTCGAGCATCGTGGTGTACAATTCCTACTACGGAACGACTGTACCGTACATCGATACATCCTGGATCGCGATGGCGAGCGCCGACACGATCACAGACGATTCCGAAACGGAGATCGGTTCCCTTGGCGCCGCTGTCGATTCTATTTGGTCCATCAGCATCGAGAGCGGCTCCCTCAAGGCCCAATTCGAATACCTGTCGCAGCCCGTGGCGAATGGAGAGGTGCCCTGTCGCATCACGTACATCGACACCGGTTTTGTCATGGTTCCAAAAAACGGAGGCGTGATCTCCCTCGGGAAAGGACCGTTGCCGTGGTTGTTCACGATGGGTGTCGGTGATACGGTGACTCTGGTCAGCCGTCTGACTCCCGCGGTGCAGGGCCCCGTGGTAGAAATGACAACAGGCACCCCGCGCCTCGTGCGCGACGGGCGTGTAAGCGTCGAGTGGCAGCAGGAGGGATTGCGCAAGTTGCGCTTCGTGCAGTCGGGATACGGCCGCACCGCCTTCGGCCTCTCGCGGGACGGGAAACGCGCGGTGCTTGTCACCGTCGAGCCGCCCAACCGTCGGCAACGCCGCAAAGGCATATCGTTGCCGGATCTGGCTTCACTGATGATCGAGCGCGGCGCATGGGACGCCTTTAACTTCGACGGAGGAGGATCCGCGACGATGGTGGTTGGCGACGCAACCGTCTCGCCTCCGGCTGGTAATCCATACAGCCGTAAAATATCCACCGCGCTGATGGTAGTGCGCAGTACCAACGAGCGATGA
- the ribD gene encoding bifunctional diaminohydroxyphosphoribosylaminopyrimidine deaminase/5-amino-6-(5-phosphoribosylamino)uracil reductase RibD has translation MKGRYSTRITLRDAPVDAAIMDRCLRLARRGGRAVEPNPLVGCIVVRDGRVVGQGWHKKYGGPHAEVFALREAGDAARGADVYVTLEPCNHHGKTPPCTDALIAAGVGRVIIGMRDPNPSVRGGGIAVLEKAGIPCITGLSDIAARRLNERFIVNTTLGRPLILLKIAQTLDGFIAPLRGSSQWISSEASRARVHSMRAASDAILVGAGTVRADNPALTVRGIHGSNPRRIVVTRTMHLPLGAAVFSDTDAHRTIVATTPAALRGAPRAAASLAGRGITLLPIAPGRGFRDFLPSMLTLLFEKGVNTLMVEGGAGVFSSFLKQDLADRLDIFIGPLFLGAGLASAAQLPARDLPAALRMRVDEIHRSGGDVHLVLRPHSRD, from the coding sequence ATGAAAGGCCGATATTCCACGCGCATCACGCTGCGGGACGCGCCCGTCGATGCCGCGATCATGGATCGCTGTCTGCGGCTCGCGCGTCGCGGGGGAAGGGCGGTGGAGCCCAATCCCCTTGTCGGTTGCATCGTCGTTCGGGACGGACGTGTTGTGGGACAGGGGTGGCACAAGAAGTATGGCGGTCCGCACGCCGAAGTGTTTGCTCTCCGCGAGGCGGGAGACGCCGCGCGCGGAGCCGACGTGTACGTGACCCTCGAGCCGTGCAATCATCACGGTAAAACGCCTCCGTGCACCGATGCCCTGATTGCGGCGGGTGTCGGACGAGTGATCATCGGCATGAGGGATCCCAATCCCTCCGTACGCGGGGGCGGTATAGCGGTGCTCGAGAAAGCAGGCATACCATGTATCACGGGCCTGTCCGACATTGCCGCTCGCCGCCTGAACGAGCGATTCATCGTGAACACCACACTCGGGCGTCCTTTGATTCTCCTGAAAATCGCGCAAACCCTAGACGGCTTCATCGCACCACTGCGCGGGTCCTCGCAATGGATCAGCTCCGAGGCCTCGCGCGCACGCGTACATTCTATGCGCGCGGCAAGTGATGCGATACTGGTTGGCGCGGGCACTGTGCGCGCCGACAATCCGGCTCTCACGGTGCGCGGCATTCACGGCTCGAATCCGCGCCGCATCGTGGTGACACGCACCATGCACCTGCCGCTCGGCGCCGCGGTGTTCTCCGATACCGACGCACATCGAACGATAGTGGCCACAACTCCCGCCGCACTGCGCGGCGCACCGAGAGCGGCGGCGTCACTCGCGGGACGCGGCATCACCTTACTCCCGATCGCCCCGGGCCGCGGCTTCAGGGACTTTCTCCCCTCGATGCTGACCTTACTCTTCGAGAAGGGCGTCAATACTCTGATGGTGGAAGGTGGCGCGGGAGTCTTCTCGTCCTTCCTGAAACAGGATCTTGCGGACCGCCTCGATATTTTTATCGGTCCATTGTTTCTTGGCGCGGGCCTGGCAAGCGCCGCACAGCTCCCGGCACGCGACCTTCCGGCAGCTCTTCGTATGCGTGTCGACGAAATACACCGCTCCGGCGGAGATGTGCATCTTGTGCTTCGACCACACAGCAGGGATTGA
- a CDS encoding riboflavin synthase, with protein MFTGIIAERGIIRVTERFGNGRRLVVEAHTVLADAAFGDSISINGVCLTVTAFTASSFSAEAVEHTVSNTTLGGLQAGDRVNLEAALRADGKLGGHFVQGHADRVARIVQIREKAESWLIDIEYDPADAALLVPQGSIAVDGVSLTIAELGGNSFTVSVIPHTYHATVFEDSRPGRLVNIEFDVLGKYVLAALARRGDAAAPGRITPDFLGGLGY; from the coding sequence ATGTTCACAGGTATCATCGCCGAACGAGGCATCATCCGCGTCACGGAGCGTTTCGGCAACGGCCGGCGCCTCGTTGTGGAAGCGCATACGGTTCTTGCCGATGCGGCTTTCGGAGACAGTATCAGCATCAATGGCGTGTGCCTTACGGTCACCGCATTCACCGCCTCCTCGTTTTCTGCCGAAGCGGTCGAACACACCGTCTCAAATACCACACTCGGAGGCCTGCAGGCGGGTGATCGTGTGAATCTCGAGGCCGCGCTCCGCGCGGATGGAAAACTCGGCGGGCATTTTGTGCAGGGCCATGCTGATCGTGTCGCGCGTATTGTGCAGATCCGCGAAAAGGCCGAGAGCTGGTTGATTGATATTGAATACGACCCCGCGGACGCAGCGCTCCTGGTGCCTCAGGGCAGCATCGCTGTCGACGGTGTCTCGCTCACCATCGCCGAATTGGGCGGCAATTCCTTCACCGTGTCGGTGATACCGCACACCTATCACGCCACAGTATTCGAGGATAGCAGGCCGGGCCGTCTCGTGAATATCGAGTTCGACGTGCTGGGGAAATACGTGCTCGCCGCACTCGCACGCCGAGGCGATGCCGCCGCGCCGGGGCGTATCACTCCGGATTTTCTCGGCGGACTCGGGTATTGA